TAAAACGATACTCGCGCCCCCATCATCATCAGAAGCGACGTCGCGAATGTCATTATCCCCAGTCCGCCGAGTTGAATTAAAACCAAAATCACGATCTGACCGAAAAAAGAAAAATCAGAACCGGTATCGAGCACCGTCAATCCGGTAACGCATACCGCCGATGTCGATGTAAAAAAAGCATCTATGAGACCAATCGAATCCCCTGCCGAACTGATCGGCAGATACAAAAATATCGTCCCGACAACTATCGTCGCCGCGAAATAAATTATAACTTTCCGCCCCGGACGGGCCCCAATAAGTTCCATTAAAACTCTCTAAGCTGACTTATTTAAATTGCCAATTCAATAGATTAGAACTTTATCACATCGATTGTCAATTAGATTATTTATATCTGGTTCGCCTCAATGCGCAAATTCAGCTTGAGTTATTCTCAATCGAATCATCGAGATTAATATTTGACAATTATTTAAATACATGATATTCTGGTAAAATGAAAAACTATAGATTATATGGAAAACCGCCTTTTGAAGTCGCGGTTATTCATGGCGGCCCCGGTGCACCAGGTGAGATGGCTCCGGTGGCGCGTGAATTGGCATCCACTCGCGGAGTCATGGAACCGTTTCAAACAGCCACATCGATTCAGGATCAGATAGATGAATTAAAAACTGTTTTGGAAAACAAAGGCGATCTTCCGGTTACCTTAATAGGTTTTTCGTGGGGTGCATGGCTCAGTTATATATTTGCCGCCCATAATCCAATCATTGTAAAAAAACTGATTCTCGTCGGTAGCGGTCCTTTTGAACAAAAATACGCCGAAGGACTTATGGATACCAGACTCAATCGCCTGGGTAAGGAAGACAAAATCAGGGTAAAATCCATATTAAAGATTCTAAATAATCCGGAAAGTGAAAACAAAAATGAGTCATTTACTCTGCTCGGAGAATTGCTATCCAGGGCCGATACCTATAATCCGATTGATGATTATTTCAACGAATCCGAAATAATTGAATGTCAATCGGAGATATTTCAACGCGTTTGGAATGAAGCCGTGGAGCTGAGAAGTAGTGGAACACTTTTAGAAATTGGAAAACACATCAAATGTCCGATTGTCGCAATCCACGGCGACTATGATCCTCATCCGGCTGAAGGCGTCGAAAAACTCTTATCGCCAATCATCAATAACTTTCGATTCATTCTTCTTAAAAACTGTGGCCATAAGCCCTGGATTGAACAGGAAGCAAAAAGTAAATTCTTTGACATCCTATATGAAGAACTATCTTAGTAGAAGTAGGTCGGATTCCGAAT
The sequence above is drawn from the Candidatus Zixiibacteriota bacterium genome and encodes:
- a CDS encoding alpha/beta hydrolase, with protein sequence MKNYRLYGKPPFEVAVIHGGPGAPGEMAPVARELASTRGVMEPFQTATSIQDQIDELKTVLENKGDLPVTLIGFSWGAWLSYIFAAHNPIIVKKLILVGSGPFEQKYAEGLMDTRLNRLGKEDKIRVKSILKILNNPESENKNESFTLLGELLSRADTYNPIDDYFNESEIIECQSEIFQRVWNEAVELRSSGTLLEIGKHIKCPIVAIHGDYDPHPAEGVEKLLSPIINNFRFILLKNCGHKPWIEQEAKSKFFDILYEELS